DNA sequence from the Colletotrichum destructivum chromosome 9, complete sequence genome:
GGCAAAGATCCCGGAGAAAGCTTGGCTGGCGGGACGAATTGCAGTTTACGGCATCGACTGCCActgcggggggggggggggggggggggggaccatTGTTCAAGACGATTCGCGGAGCTTATTACGTGATGGCTCCCTCTCTAGCTCTACTATTGTCAACCGCGCTAGCTCGAGGCACACGACAAGGTTCGAGGGTTCATCGGTTGTTTGTTTTCTCGAGACGTGAATCAGTCGTGCCTTTGTTAAGTTTGCCTCTTGGTTTAGCTTGATCTGCGTATGGAACCGCCAGTCCGCTTTTCTTCTGCGAGAGTCCAAATAAGCTTACTTCTACGCTCTTTGTGGTCTGCGGCTCGTCCAGTACTATTATCCCTTTGTTCAACGATCAAAAACCCCTGATATCCGCCCCCAAGCACCCTCATGTCGAATGCCGAACCCCTTGCGATTCCTGggagtccccccccctcccccctttaAGTTGCCAACTTTGAAATCACTGCCCACCAAGTCGTCGCCAAGCCGCCAAAGACGCGGACAAGACATAAATGCAACCCTCCGACGGGCGAGTGTGCAGGATGCGAGAAAACGaccttccctcttctctcggGAGTCGATTCGATCCGATAACCAAGCGTAAATTGCGCTGGCTTACGGCCCGGGCAGATCACGCAAGCATGTCCAGTCGAGCTCGCCATGCGTCGTGACCCATTATCGCCAACGACCTCCCTGATGAAGCACCGGCCGGCCGTTCAGCGTTTCTACGATAGTGTCCATTCGAACCAAGACTAAGGACAGTGATGCTCCGTATGGCCCCTGAGAATGCTGCTTGACTATGACAACTCGAACGACAGGCAGATCCAAAGAGGAAGCTCCTTTACTCTGGCTGGAACCCCCTATCCTATCTCGGAAAACAACCAGAGCCCTAACACCACCATCACATACTTAAACACGATGTTTTGCTTCTCGTCTTGCTGTTTCTTGAGAGCTCAACAGGCGCTCTCAAGTCCCCTGTCCCTcgttctcttcttccatcctcctcgtcgtcctcctcctccgtcgccaCCATGTACCGCAGCATGAAGAGCCTGGCCCTTCTGGGTCTCTTGGGCCCGACCTCGCAAGTCTTTGCCCACCCGGCCACCAGTCACAACATTGGCCGTCGGggcatcgacatcgaggcCTTTCGTCTGCCCCAGCTCGGATCTTACACCAACGCTAccgagacggaggcgagCCCGCCCATCGCGCTTCTGAAGCGTGAAAGCTACGTCGACACGGCCACCGAGCTggtcaagaagctcgccCCCAACACCGAGTTCCGTGTTGTTGGCGACCACTACGTCGGCACCAACGGCATCGGCCACGTCAACTTCAAGCAGACTGCCCACGGGCTTGACATTGACAACGCCGACTTCAACGTCAACGTGAGTTTCCGCAACACAACGAATAGCCTGCTTAatctccctcctcccaagCGTTCTAGGCTAGGCTACGCTAGGCTACGCTAAGCTACCCATAGGCATAACCCGGCTAACAAGAGTTGTAGATCGGCAAAGATGGAAAAGTCTTTTCGTACGGCAACAACTTCTTCAAGGGAGACATCCCTGAGGCCAGCCCCCTGAAGAAGCGGGATTTCAAGGACCCCGTTTCCGCCCTCAACGGTGCCAAGGACGTTCTCCAGCtccccgtcgaggccggctcTGCCTCGGCCGAGCCCAAGGAGGGCACCGAGGTCTACGCCATCAAGGGCACGTCCGGCGCCGTGTCCGACCCCGAGGCCAGGCTCGTCTActtcgtcaaggccgacggttcgctctctctctcgtggCGCGTCGAAACGGACATCAGCGAGAACTGGCTGCTGACgtacgtcgacgccgagacgggcgccAACGtccacggcgtcgtcgactaCGTCTCGGACCTGGCCGACTACCGCGTCTACCCCTGGGGCGTCAACGACCCGACCGAGGGCGACCGCGTCCTGGTCACCGACCCCTGGgacatctcggcctcgccccTCACCTGGcacagcgacggcgccggcaacTACACGACGACGCGCGGCAACAACGGCATCGCGCAGTCGAACCCCAGCGGCGGCACGGCATACCTCAACAACTACCGCCCCAGCAGCGCGACGCGCAACTTTGACTACGCGTACACGACGAGCCTGAGCACGCCCTCGTCCTACATCGACGCCTCCATTGCCCAGCTCTACTACACGGCCAACCACTACCACGACCTGCTCTACACCCTCGGCTTCACCGAGGCGGCCGGCAACTTCCAgatcaacaacaacggcaagggcggcgccggcaacgactttgtcgtcctcttcgccCAGGACGGCTCCGGCACCAACAACGCCAACTTCCTGACGCCCCCGGACGGCACCAACGGCCGCATGCGCATGTACCTCTGGACCCAGTCGACCCCGCGCCGCGACTGCAgcttcgaggccggcgtcgtcatccacGAGTACACCCACGGCCTGTCCACCCGCCTGACCGGCGGCCCGGCCAACTCCAACTGCCTCAGCGCCCTCGAGTCCGGCGGCATGGGCGAGGGCTGGGGCGACTTCTTCGCCACGGCCATCCGCCTCAAGCCCACCGACACCCGCGCCACCAACTACGCCATGGGCGCCTGGGTCTACAACAACCCGGCCGGCATCCGGACCGTCCTCTACTCCACCtccctcaccaccacccccaaCACCTACTCCACCATCAACGGCATCTCCTCCGTCCACCGCATCGGCGAGACCTGGGCCACCATCCTCTACGAGGTCCTCTGGAACCTCATCGACAAGCACGGCAAGAATGACGGCCCCCGCCCCGAGCTCGACAGCAACGGCGTCCCCACCGACGGCAAGTACCTGACCctcaagctcgtcgtcgacggcatggCTCTGTAAGTTTGCAACCTTTCTTTTGGGTCTACGTTGATGAATCCGACGATATATTATGATTCCCTCTGCTAATattcccctccccccccccccagccaACCCTGCTCTCCCAACTTCATCCAAGCCCGcgacgccatcctcgacgccgacacggccctcaccggcggcgacaacCAGTGCGAGCTCTGGACCGCCTTCGCCAAGCGCGGCCTCGGCTCCGATGCCGTCTACAGCTCCACCAACCGCCGCAACGGCTTCACCATCCCCACCGGTGTCTGCTAGAGAGCGAATGTTGATGTTTTTGTTTTGAGATTTTTTTCGAAGCGTAGATACCAGGAACTCGTAGCCGTAATACCTTAGGGGTAGGAAACGCTTAATGCCGTAAACGAGTTGACCGTGGGAGCATGATTCAATGTGACTCTGAGAACCTCCATATCAACCCACTAGCTCTGATCATATTCTCAGTGACTGAACCAAAGTGGAGGATGCCTGACCCGTCTTTATCGCCACCAGCTTCATCAGAGATAATGGCGGTAGTTcacggggggagggggggagactACCGAGCTGCCCGAATGGATACgcgaccatggccgagagGGATGCGACTGACTGCATCTGGACAATCAATGGCCCAAGACAGCTAGTTCCGTCGTTCGTGGAGGGCCGTCCCGTCCCGAGTTGACCATAGTCCCACTGCGCCGCCCATAGGCACACAACTGCATTATTTCCCGCCAGTAACAACTCATTCCAAGACCTATATCCGTCAGTTTGCAGCGAGAGAGCTACCGCAagaccctcctcccccacgGCGTACGGCGCGTAGGAAGGCCAACGTTTTGTTTCCGCTTAGCATTCTTGGTACACCACCTTTCGAGGCCTCACCCCGCCCAAGGCTGGCTGTTGTATAGATACAATACATTGATTGCCTCCGCTTTCGAATTTTAGGCCAGCTGGATCACTTCATTCGCCGAGATGCGCCGCAGGTGCGACCTTACCTCTCAAGAAAGCCACGTTGGGGGGGTCGTACTACTCGACCTCCTGGGCTTTCCTTTCTGATAGGTTTGTTGCTGATTCACTGCTCTGCGTTCTGTGCCTCAGAAACGACTCTGTACAGAACTAGGGTCCAATGAGACGGTTCAATTTGAGAAACGACGGCATGGAGTGGGGGCGTTCAAGAGCGTAGTTCTGGCCAGTGAACTGCCCTTGACTTGCATGTTTGTTCAGCTACAGAGAGGGAACTGCAGTCTACGAGGAGATGCTAAGACATCCGCCAAAAACAGCTCCAGTTTGTAAGCTCTGATAGGGTGCCACTATTGTGGCTTACAAGATGCTTCTTGGCAAGCCTCTGAATCAGAACCATTGTGTTGGTCAGGCCGGAATGATCCAATGGTGCAGGAATGCGGAGCTTGTCCAACGCCTCCCCGGGTACATAGTTGGGCTGTTTCCCGCATCCCGCGCAAGTAGTCTGGTCATGCCAGATCAAGCACGGAAACTTAATCGCGGGGCTTCCTAGCATACTCCTGGATTCCGTCCACAACAACCCGGATCTCAAATGGCTATGGACTTCTTCCAACACCAAGTCGTGCTGCTTACAGGAGCGACGGGAGGGCTCGGAGGCTGCCTCTTGTAcaagctcgccgtcgtccttcGAGTGCCCAAGGTCTACGTGGTGATTCGGAAGACACCCGAAAAGGCCATCGAGACATGGGCCACGACCATGCCGAATCACATCAACGAGATCCTCCAGACAGGCAGCATCCACTTCGTGAATGGCGACATGACCGCCCCGAGGTACGGGCTAGCGGACCAAGACGTGCGGGCCATGGAGTCCGACGTCACCATCGtggtcaacgccgccgccaacatcagCTTGAAGCTCCCGCTGCGCCAGCTCGTCCAGGAAAATTGCCTCTCGGCccttgagctcggcgagctggcaACGGGGTTCACCAAGCTCGTCAGCTACGTACAGGTCTCGAGCGCCTACGCCTTGAGCGATCTCCCCGACGGCCCCATGGAGGAACGGATATACACCATCGGCGATGCGAACCAGCTCTTGAACGACATCCTCTCGGGGACAACCAACAGCTCGGCCGGGTTTGCTTGGCCGTACGCCAGGTCCAAACGGCTCATGGAGTGCCTGATGGACCAGAGGCTGTCCGGGCGACTCCCGCTGCTCATAGTCCGCCCGACCGGCATTGCGCCCGCCATCAAAGAACCCTTCGAGCTGTACCTGCCAAACGCCTCTTGCCCCCTCAACACCTTCTACTCCCGAATGATGTATCCCACCGGCGGCTCCGCGCTCTTCCACGCCCCGGAGGGATTCCTCACGGGAAAGaacatcgtcgacgagatcccCGTCGACCTAGTCTCCAACATCATCCTCCAACACGTCCGGCGACAGACCCGCGGCGTCGTCCACACGTCCTCCCAGGCCTACATCCCCAGGACCT
Encoded proteins:
- a CDS encoding Putative peptidase M36, fungalysin, FTP domain, peptidase M4/M1, CTD superfamily produces the protein MYRSMKSLALLGLLGPTSQVFAHPATSHNIGRRGIDIEAFRLPQLGSYTNATETEASPPIALLKRESYVDTATELVKKLAPNTEFRVVGDHYVGTNGIGHVNFKQTAHGLDIDNADFNVNIGKDGKVFSYGNNFFKGDIPEASPLKKRDFKDPVSALNGAKDVLQLPVEAGSASAEPKEGTEVYAIKGTSGAVSDPEARLVYFVKADGSLSLSWRVETDISENWLLTYVDAETGANVHGVVDYVSDLADYRVYPWGVNDPTEGDRVLVTDPWDISASPLTWHSDGAGNYTTTRGNNGIAQSNPSGGTAYLNNYRPSSATRNFDYAYTTSLSTPSSYIDASIAQLYYTANHYHDLLYTLGFTEAAGNFQINNNGKGGAGNDFVVLFAQDGSGTNNANFLTPPDGTNGRMRMYLWTQSTPRRDCSFEAGVVIHEYTHGLSTRLTGGPANSNCLSALESGGMGEGWGDFFATAIRLKPTDTRATNYAMGAWVYNNPAGIRTVLYSTSLTTTPNTYSTINGISSVHRIGETWATILYEVLWNLIDKHGKNDGPRPELDSNGVPTDGKYLTLKLVVDGMALQPCSPNFIQARDAILDADTALTGGDNQCELWTAFAKRGLGSDAVYSSTNRRNGFTIPTGVC
- a CDS encoding Putative fatty acyl-coenzyme A reductase, NAD-binding domain, fatty acyl-CoA reductase — protein: MAMDFFQHQVVLLTGATGGLGGCLLYKLAVVLRVPKVYVVIRKTPEKAIETWATTMPNHINEILQTGSIHFVNGDMTAPRYGLADQDVRAMESDVTIVVNAAANISLKLPLRQLVQENCLSALELGELATGFTKLVSYVQVSSAYALSDLPDGPMEERIYTIGDANQLLNDILSGTTNSSAGFAWPYARSKRLMECLMDQRLSGRLPLLIVRPTGIAPAIKEPFELYLPNASCPLNTFYSRMMYPTGGSALFHAPEGFLTGKNIVDEIPVDLVSNIILQHVRRQTRGVVHTSSQAYIPRTFDDYLDDLERYVPDDWRSRMARPAFTTDRSARQCRVAEFYVIKSRNWLVRTDRSRDLELGGPIGLGIRDHDSEAYTERRVRRIFAETKELMEMKEKRARDQQSQTKL